The following proteins are encoded in a genomic region of Arachis stenosperma cultivar V10309 chromosome 4, arast.V10309.gnm1.PFL2, whole genome shotgun sequence:
- the LOC130976488 gene encoding N6-mAMP deaminase-like isoform X1 produces MEWWVSMPKVELHAHLNGSIRDSTLLELTKALGEKGVINFSQVEHIIMKYNRSVKEVFQLFDLIRILTTDHAILTRITREVIEDFASENVVYLELRTTPKRNDAIGMTKGSYFEAVLEGLRSVTSVDVNFIPQDKEDSRTLFSPNNGSSRKRIYVRLLLSIDRRETTEAAMETVKLALEMKQFGVVGIDLSGNPLVGDWNTYLPALKFARNQGLYVSLHCGEIPNPKEIHQMLDFKPERIGHAICFEKEHWEILKSSKIPVEICLTSNIRTLTVRSIQVHHFVGLYKTKHPVVLCTDDSGVFSTSLSEEYKIAADAFVFTGLGKRESFELSRNAVELIFAERQVKEDLTKYFDSVAKTMGVYKNKIHSYEL; encoded by the exons ATGGAGTGGTGGGTGTCAATGCCAAAGGTGGAGTTGCATGCTCATCTCAATGGATCCATTAGAGACTCCACACTCCT AGAACTCACAAAGGCCTTAGGTGAAAAGGGTGTTATAAATTTCTCTCAAGTGGAGCATATCATCATGAagt ATAATCGCTCCGTTAAAGAAGTATTCCAGTTATTTGACCTCATACGCATTCTTACCACCGATCATGCTATTCTTACAAGAATCACCAGAGag gtgattGAAGATTTTGCGTCAGAGAATGTGGTGTACCTGGAGTTACGAACTACTccaaag AGGAATGATGCCATAGGAATGACCAAAGGTTCCTATTTTGAGGCAGTATTAGAAGGTCTAAGGTCGGTTACTTCGGTAGATGTGAATTTTATTCCACAAGACAAAGAAGATTCTAGAACTCTTTTCAGTCCTAACAATGGAAGTTCTAGAAAAAGAATATATGTTCGGCTTCTGCTGAGCATTGATCGGAGGGAGACAACGGAAGCAGCCATGGAAACCGTCAAGCTTGCACTTGAAATGAAGCAGTTTGGCGTCGTCGGAATCGACCTTTCCGGAAATCCACTTGTTGGTGACTG gaaTACTTATTTGCCGGCACTAAAATTCGCTCGCAATCAAGGCCTTTATGTATCTCTTCATTGTGGCGAG ATACCGAATCCTAAGGAGATTCACCAGATGCTTGATTTTAAGCCTGAGAGAATTGGCCATGCAATTTGCTTCGAAAAGGAACACTGGGAAATCCTCAAGTCTTCCAAGATTCCG GTTGAAATCTGTCTGACGTCAAACATTAGGACATTGACGGTTCGATCAATACAAGTTCACCATTTTG TTGGTTTGTACAAGACAAAACATCCCGTAGTCCTCTGCACCGATGACTCCGGCGTGTTTTCCACCAGTCTCTCGGAGGAATATAAGATTGCTGCCGATGCATTCG TCTTTACAGGGCTGGGAAAGAGGGAATCGTTTGAATTATCAAGAAATGCTGTGGAGTTAATATTTGCAGAGAGGCAAGTTAAGGAagatttaacaaaatatttcgATTCAGTTGCAAAAACTATGGGAGTCTATAAGAACAAAATCCATTCTTATGAATTATAG
- the LOC130976488 gene encoding N6-mAMP deaminase-like isoform X2 has translation MEWWVSMPKVELHAHLNGSIRDSTLLELTKALGEKGVINFSQVEHIIMKYNRSVKEVFQLFDLIRILTTDHAILTRITREVIEDFASENVVYLELRTTPKRNDAIGMTKGSYFEAVLEGLRSVTSVDVNFIPQDKEDSRTLFSPNNGSSRKRIYVRLLLSIDRRETTEAAMETVKLALEMKQFGVVGIDLSGNPLVGDWNTYLPALKFARNQGLYVSLHCGEIPNPKEIHQMLDFKPERIGHAICFEKEHWEILKSSKIPVEICLTSNIRTLTVRSIQVHHFVGLYKTKHPVVLCTDDSGVFSTSLSEEYKIAADAFGLGKRESFELSRNAVELIFAERQVKEDLTKYFDSVAKTMGVYKNKIHSYEL, from the exons ATGGAGTGGTGGGTGTCAATGCCAAAGGTGGAGTTGCATGCTCATCTCAATGGATCCATTAGAGACTCCACACTCCT AGAACTCACAAAGGCCTTAGGTGAAAAGGGTGTTATAAATTTCTCTCAAGTGGAGCATATCATCATGAagt ATAATCGCTCCGTTAAAGAAGTATTCCAGTTATTTGACCTCATACGCATTCTTACCACCGATCATGCTATTCTTACAAGAATCACCAGAGag gtgattGAAGATTTTGCGTCAGAGAATGTGGTGTACCTGGAGTTACGAACTACTccaaag AGGAATGATGCCATAGGAATGACCAAAGGTTCCTATTTTGAGGCAGTATTAGAAGGTCTAAGGTCGGTTACTTCGGTAGATGTGAATTTTATTCCACAAGACAAAGAAGATTCTAGAACTCTTTTCAGTCCTAACAATGGAAGTTCTAGAAAAAGAATATATGTTCGGCTTCTGCTGAGCATTGATCGGAGGGAGACAACGGAAGCAGCCATGGAAACCGTCAAGCTTGCACTTGAAATGAAGCAGTTTGGCGTCGTCGGAATCGACCTTTCCGGAAATCCACTTGTTGGTGACTG gaaTACTTATTTGCCGGCACTAAAATTCGCTCGCAATCAAGGCCTTTATGTATCTCTTCATTGTGGCGAG ATACCGAATCCTAAGGAGATTCACCAGATGCTTGATTTTAAGCCTGAGAGAATTGGCCATGCAATTTGCTTCGAAAAGGAACACTGGGAAATCCTCAAGTCTTCCAAGATTCCG GTTGAAATCTGTCTGACGTCAAACATTAGGACATTGACGGTTCGATCAATACAAGTTCACCATTTTG TTGGTTTGTACAAGACAAAACATCCCGTAGTCCTCTGCACCGATGACTCCGGCGTGTTTTCCACCAGTCTCTCGGAGGAATATAAGATTGCTGCCGATGCATTCG GGCTGGGAAAGAGGGAATCGTTTGAATTATCAAGAAATGCTGTGGAGTTAATATTTGCAGAGAGGCAAGTTAAGGAagatttaacaaaatatttcgATTCAGTTGCAAAAACTATGGGAGTCTATAAGAACAAAATCCATTCTTATGAATTATAG
- the LOC130976126 gene encoding LOW QUALITY PROTEIN: phospholipase A I-like (The sequence of the model RefSeq protein was modified relative to this genomic sequence to represent the inferred CDS: inserted 1 base in 1 codon): MSWGLGWKRPSEIFHLTLNYGTDDLREALNRTSSASASSLIPQEQELGFRIELEWSASEDEDQTALKLQSQLMVALPLPQDTVVVELRPKEHDDGVNLNMEVLKRREPLRAITMSKAVASGQHSDGTSVLIRLLRSNLASSAPPAVAEGVAGCGDHWSSVSVLSLCGCGLSVLPVQLTQLPHLEKLILDNNKLTVLPPDLGQQRSLRVLRVDNNMLISVPVELRQCVKLEELSLEHNKLVRPLLDFRAMAELRVLRLFGNPLEFLPEILPLVKLRHLSVANIRIVADDNLRSINVQIEMENNSYFASRHKLSAFFSLIFRFSSCHHPLLASALAKIMQDVGNRVVVGKDENAVRQLISMISSDNHHVVEQACYALSALASDVSVALQLIKADIMQPIGTVMKSMGREEVISVLQVVVKLAFASDAVAEKMLNKDVLKSLKNLCAHKDPEVQRLALLAVGNLAFCPENRRILVTSESLREFLLRLTVAVEPRVYKAAARALAILGENENLRRAIRGRQVPKQGLRILSMDGGGMKGLATVRMLKEIERGTGKQIHELFDLICGTSTGGMLAVALGIKLMTLEQCEDIYKNLGKVVFAEPVPKDNEAATWKEKLDQLYKSSSQSFRVVVHGSKHSAEQFESLLKELCDDEDGDLMIDSAVKNVPKVFVVSTLVSVMPGQPFIFRNYQYPAGTPEVALTTSESSGVTLLAPSSTGAPVGSKRSAFIGSCKHQVWQAIRASSAAPYYLDDFSDDINRWQDGAIVANNPTVFAIREAQLLWPDTKIDCLVSLGCGSIPTKVRKGGWRYLDTGQVLIESACSVERVEEVLSTLLPMLPEIQYFRFNPVDERCDMELDETDPTVWMKLESAVDEYIQKNHLAFENLSERLILPFQHEEKLFENIRSKVSKTGESNEGASGPALGWRRNVLLVEALHNPDAGRSVHHARELESFCARSGIRLSLMQGLSHIVRTGLTTTFATPFVSPLFTGSFPSSPLVYSPDIGQRIGRIDLVPPLSLDGPSGKIASSPPASPRGLRQLSAPVKSLHERLQNSPQLGVIHLALQNDLDGLIVSWQNDVFVVAEPGEHAEKFLQSVKCSLLSTMRSHRRKGASLLSNISTISELVAFKPHFQIGDIVHRYLSRQTMVLEDEQEISSYMFRRTVPSMHLTPEDVRWMVGAWRDRIIICTGTYGPTQALIKAFXDSGAKAVICPSNEPPESQLATFDGTGELFVMENNGKFEIGEDEADDDTAPDSPLSDWEDSDAEKNGDRPLPFWNDDEVELSQFVCHLYDSLFREGAGIHLALEHALASHRRLRYVCHLPHIQ, from the exons ATGTCTTGGGGATTGGGGTGGAAGAGGCCCTCCGAGATCTTCCACCTCACTCTCAACTACGGCACCGACGATCTGCGAGAAGCTCTCAATCGCACGTCATCTGCGTCGGCTTCTTCACTGATACCGCAGGAGCAGGAGCTAGGGTTCCGTATCGAGCTGGAATGGTCGGCGTCGGAGGATGAGGATCAGACGGCGCTCAAGCTCCAGTCGCAGCTAATGGTGGCTCTGCCGTTGCCGCAGGACACCGTGGTTGTGGAGCTGAGGCCGAAGGAGCACGACGATGGCGTGAATTTGAACATGGAGGTTTTGAAGAGGAGGGAACCGCTCAGGGCCATCACGATGAGCAAGGCTGTTGCCTCGGGGCAGCACAGCGATGGCACCAGTGTTCTGATTCGGCTTCTGCGGTCTAATTTGGCCTCCTCTGCGCCGCCGGCGGTGGCCGAGGGGGTTGCTGGATGTGGCGACCATTGGAGTAGTGTATCGGTGCTTAGTCTCTGCGGCTGTGGTTTGTCG GTGCTTCCAGTACAGCTTACTCAGTTGCCACATCTTGAAAAACTTATTCTTGACAACAACAAACTGACAGTTTTGCCTCCTGATCTTGGTCAGCAGAGAAGCTTAAGAGTGCTCAGAGTTGACAACAACATGCTTATTTCTGTGCCTG TTGAACTGAGACAGTGTGTTAAGTTGGAGGAGTTGTCATTGGAACACAACAAGCTAGTTCGACCACTTCTTGACTTCAG GGCTATGGCGGAACTACGGGTGCTCAGGCTATTTGGAAATCCTCTGGAGTTTCTTCCTGAAATTTTGCCCCTCGTCAAACTTCGCCACCTTTCAGTTGCAAATATTAGGATTGTGGCAGATGATAATTTGAGATCAATCAATGTGCAAATAGAG ATGGAAAACAATTCGTATTTTGCATCTAGGCATAAACTCAGTGCCTTCTTTTCTCTTATATTCCGTTTTTCTTCTTGTCATCACCCTTTATTAGCCTCTGCACTTGCAAAGATAATGCAAGATGTAGGAAATAGAGTGGTTGTTGGCAAAGATGAGAATGCAGTGAGACAGCTTATTAGCATGATAAGTAGTGACAACCATCATGTG GTTGAACAAGCCTGCTATGCTCTTTCAGCTCTTGCCTCCGATGTGTCTGTTGCACTGCAGCTGATCAAAGCAGATATCATGCAACCCATTGGAACAGTTATGAAATCTATGGGTCGGGAAGAGGTAATATCTGTATTGCAAGTTGTGGTGAAGTTGGCTTTCGCATCTGATGCTGTAGCTGAGAAGATGTTGAACAAGGATGTTCTGAAATCTTTGAAAAATTTGTGTGCCCATAAAGATCCAGAG GTACAACGGTTAGCTCTGTTAGCTGTTGGCAACTTGGCTTTCTGTCCAGAGAATCGTCGTATACTTGTTACTTCTGAGAGCTTGCGAGAATTTCTCTTACGACTGACTGTTGCAGTTGAGCCACGTGTTTATAAAGCTGCTGCTCGTGCTTTGGCAATTCTTG GAGAAAATGAGAATCTGCGACGTGCAATAAGAGGGAGACAAGTGCCGAAGCAAGGACTCCGCATACTCTCAATGGATGGAGGGGGGATGAAAGGTCTGGCAACTGTGAGAATGCTTAAGGAAATTGAAAGGGGAACTGGAAAACAAATACATGAGTTGTTTGATTTAATATGTGGCACATCAACGGGTGGAATGCTGGCTGTTGCCCTTGGGATTAAGTTGATGACTTTGGAACAATGTGAAGATATATACAAAAATCTTG GGAAGGTTGTTTTTGCTGAACCTGTGCCCAAGGATAATGAAGCTGCTACCTGGAAAGAAAAGTTAGATCAACTATATAAGAGTTCATCACAGAGTTTTAGAGTCGTTGTTCATGGATCAAAA CACAGTGCCGAACAGTTTGAGAGTCTATTGAAAGAATTGTGTGATGATGAGGATGGGGATCTAATGATAGATTCTGCTGTAAAAAATGTGCCAAAAGTTTTTGTTGTATCAACCCTGGTGAGCGTCATGCCTGGACAGCCCTTCATATTCCGCAATTATCAG TATCCTGCTGGTACACCAGAGGTGGCTCTTACGACATCAGAAAGTTCAGGGGTAACCTTGTTGGCTCCTTCTTCAACAGGTGCACCAGTTGGCTCTAAGCGCAGTGCGTTCATTGGAAGCTGTAAGCATCAAGTGTGGCAGGCTATCAGAGCTTCATCTGCTGCGCCTTATTatcttgatgatttttcagatg ATATTAATCGCTGGCAAGATGGTGCAATAGTGGCAAACAATCCAACAGTTTTTGCCATACGAGAAGCCCAGCTTCTGTGGCCTGACACAAAAATTGATTGCCTGGTTTCATTAGGGTGTGGTTCTATTCCAACAAAG GTGCGGAAAGGGGGTTGGCGGTATCTGGATACAGGACAGGTATTGATCGAGAGTGCATGCTCTGTTGAGCGGGTTGAGGAAGTTTTAAGTACACTGCTGCCTATGCTTCCTGAGATACAGTATTTTCGTTTCAATCCTG TTGATGAACGTTGTGATATGGAACTTGATGAGACGGATCCAACTGTCTGGATGAAACTGGAGTCTGCAGTTGATGAATATATACAAAAGAATCATCTGGCATTTGAAAATCTCTCTGAGAGATTGATTCTGCCTTTCCAGCATGAAGAGAAGCTTTTCGAGAATATAAGATCTAAAGTATCCAAGACTGGGGAATCAAATGAAG GTGCTAGTGGCCCTGCTTTGGGGTGGAGGCGAAATGTACTACTTGTGGAAGCTTTACATAATCCTGATGCAGGAAGATCAGTGCACCATGCTCGAGAGCTCGAGTCATTTTGTGCTCGGAGCGGGATACGATTATCACTCATGCAGGGTTTGTCTCATATTGTAAGGACAGGGTTGACAACAACATTTGCTACTCCATTTGTGTCACCTCTGTTTACAGGAAGCTTCCCTTCAAGTCCACTTGTATATAGTCCTGATATTGGTCAGAGGATTGGACGGATTGATCTGGTTCCACCCTTAAGTTTAGATGGCCCATCAGGGAAAATAGCTTCATCACCTCCAGCGTCTCCCCGAGGACTTAGACAGCTGTCGGCACCTGTCAAATCATTGCATGAGAGATTGCAGAATTCACCACAATTGGGCGTTATACATTTGGCCCTTCAAAATGACTTAGATGGCTTAATTGTGAG TTGGCAAAATGATGTATTCGTGGTGGCTGAACCTGGAGAACATGCGGAGAAATTTCTACAAAGTGTTAAATGCAGTTTGTTATCTACAATGAGGAGCCACCGCAGAAAGGGTGCATCTCTCTTGTCCAATATTTCTACCATATCGGAGTTGGTTGCCTTTAAGCCCCATTTCCAAATTGGAGACATTGTCCATAGATACTTAAGCCGCCAAACCATG GTTTTGGAAGATGAACAAGAAATAAGTTCCTACATGTTCCGCAGGACAGTCCCTTCTATGCATTTAACACCTGAGGATGTTCGATGGATG GTTGGAGCTTGGAGGGACAGGATCATCATTTGCACAGGTACATATGGACCCACTCAGGCTCTTATTAAGGCGT TGGACTCTGGTGCAAAAGCGGTCATATGCCCTTCAAATGAACCCCCTGAAAGTCAGTTGGCTACATTTGATGGCACTGGGGAATTGTTTGTGATGGAAAATAATGGCAAGTTCGAAATTGGAGAGGATGAAGCAGATGATGACACTGCACCTGACAGTCCCTTAAGTGACTGGGAAGATAGTGATGCTGAGAAAAATGGTGACCGCCCTTTGCCTTTTTGGAATGACGATGAAGTGGAACTGTCTCAATTTGTTTGCCATCTGTATGATTCATTGTTCAGGGAGGGTGCTGGTATCCATCTTGCTTTGGAACATGCTCTCGCCTCGCATAGGAGATTACGGTACGTGTGCCATCTCCCTCACATACAATAA
- the LOC130976129 gene encoding uncharacterized protein LOC130976129, with translation MAFPAPVAIGTRGTIGSLVRKEIEYFTKFELAQKPQQHFLDMNMASCRSFSMPSRSSLWDLLPTWKRKKRRGTSGFFLPKICSVSEVADSNQLNRIPGYSYRILRNDFNNFHL, from the coding sequence ATGGCTTTTCCTGCTCCAGTTGCCATAGGCACAAGGGGCACCATTGGATCTCTAGTGAGGAAGGAAATTGAATACTTCACCAAGTTTGAGTTAGCACAGAAACCTCAGCAACACTTTCTGGACATGAACATGGCTTCTTGCAGAAGCTTTTCCATGCCCAGCAGGTCAAGTCTCTGGGACTTGCTACCAACatggaagaggaagaagagaagaggcaCAAGTGGTTTCTTCCTCCCCAAAATCTGTTCTGTATCAGAAGTAGCTGATAGCAATCAATTGAACAGAATTCCTGGTTACAGCTACAGGATTCTGAGGAATGACTTCAACAACTTTCACCTCTGA
- the LOC130976128 gene encoding probable serine/threonine-protein kinase PBL23 — MSCLNCCKTAEVESPSYREALAESAKRRMSRGYITFKSLAAAVSLKTGSSKHRQINEQIKKYGEVKNDIKVFTYNQIAEATENFNSDNLLGEGGFGSVYKGYICDKHVAMKQLNRQGAQGTREFYAEVLMLSLVKHPNLVQLVGYCTEDEHRVLVYEYMAKGSLENHLLDLGEGKKPLDWHTRMKIAEGAARGLEYLHSSADPPVIYRDFKSSNILLDEDFNAKLSDFGLAKIAPNGQGTITSRVMGTFGYCAPEYASGGQLTTKSDVYSFGVVFLEIITGRRVIDTTRDIEEQNLIEWAQPLLKDKKQFSLIADPLLNGQFPAKGLFQALAVAAMCLQEDPEKRPDMDDVVTALAILSATKTDEKDGAGEAVKSGRHVESFRAAESFNKEEQRG, encoded by the exons ATGAGTTGCCTCAATTGCTGCAAGACTGCTGAGGTCGAATCGCCGTCTTACCGGGAAGCGttggcagagagtgcaaaacgGAGAATGTCCAGAGGCTATATAACATTCAAATCATTAGCAGCCGCTGTGTCACTCAAAACAG GTAGCAGCAAGCATAGACAAATCAATGAACAGATTAAAAAATATGGAGAAGTGAAGAATGATATCAAGGTGTTCACTTACAATCAAATTGCTGAAGCAACAGAAAATTTCAATTCTGATAACCTTCTTGGAGAAGGAGGATTTGGTTCTGTCTACAAAGGTTACATATGTGATAAG CATGTAGCAATGAAGCAACTGAACAGGCAAGGAGCACAAGGAACAAGAGAATTTTATGCAGAGGTTTTGATGCTAAGTTTGGTGAAGCATCCAAACCTTGTACAGCTAGTTGGTTATTGTACAGAAGATGAACATAGGGTTTTGGTCTATGAGTACATGGCCAAAGGAAGCTTGGAAAATCACCTCCTAG ACCTAGGCGAGGGTAAGAAGCCTTTGGATTGGCACACAAGGATGAAAATTGCTGAGGGAGCAGCCAGAGGGCTTGAGTATTTGCATAGCTCTGCAGATCCTCCGGTTATATATCGTGATTTCAAGTCATCTAATATACTATTAGACGAAGATTTCAATGCAAAACTTTCCGATTTTGGACTAGCTAAGATTGCTCCAAATGGTCAGGGAACTATCACATCCAGGGTGATGGGAACCTTTGGCTACTGTGCACCAGAATATGCTTCTGGTGGTCAATTAACCACAAAATCAGATGTTTACAGTTTTGGTGTGGTGTTCTTGGAAATAATCACTGGCAGGAGAGTAATTGACACTacaagagatattgaggagcaaAACTTGATTGAATGG GCACAACCTCTTCTCAAGGATAAGAAGCAGTTCAGTCTAATTGCTGATCCTTTGCTTAATGGCCAGTTCCCTGCAAAGGGTCTATTTCAAGCACTTGCAGTGGCAGCAATGTGTCTCCAAGAGGATCCTGAGAAACGACCTGACATGGACGATGTTGTAACGGCTCTAGCAATTCTATCAGCGACCAAGACCGACGAAAAAGATGGTGCTGGCGAAGCAGTAAAAAGTGGCAGGCATGTCGAATCTTTCAGAGCAGCAGAATCATTCAACAAGGAAGAGCAAAGGGGTTAG
- the LOC130973172 gene encoding pentatricopeptide repeat-containing protein At1g61870, mitochondrial, which yields MSIPSRLRHIHLHHHHRHNFSTSILSPDSSTPLTSKQKTRAALNLLKIEKNPERVLEICAAASLTPENHLDRVTLSEAVKKLSAAGHLDGLRRLIEEDLKPRSDLRNGRFLSHAMVLYGQANMLDDAIRTFDRMEEEQRVPRTVKSLNSLLFACIVAKNYKEVKRIYLEFPKIYSIIPNIDTYNLVIKAFCESGSSSSVYSVLDEMDRNSVKPNATTMKTMLSGFYKEEKFEEVGKVLKLMEERYKMHPSLSTYNVRIVSLCKLKRSAEAKALMEGMICRGRKPNSVTYMHLIFGFCREGNVEEGERLFQEMKKKGYTPNSDCYFTLIHFLSEAGKFESALSFAKESMAKAWFPNFTTMKNLVNGLASVSRVDDAKELIKEIKEKFSASSDKWDEIEAGLTQE from the coding sequence ATGTCGATACCTTCTCGCCTCCGCCACATCCACCTTCATCACCACCATCGCCACAACTTCTCCACCTCCATCCTCTCCCCAGATTCCTCCACTCCTCTCACATCGAAGCAGAAGACCCGCGCCGCTCTCAACCTCCTCAAGATCGAGAAGAACCCCGAGCGTGTCCTCGAGATCTGCGCCGCCGCATCCCTCACTCCGGAAAATCACCTCGACCGCGTTACTCTCTCAGAAGCCGTCAAGAAGCTCTCCGCCGCCGGCCACCTCGATGGCCTCCGCCGCCTCATCGAGGAAGACCTTAAACCCCGATCGGACCTCCGCAATGGGCGGTTTCTTTCCCATGCCATGGTCCTCTACGGCCAGGCAAACATGCTCGACGACGCGATCCGAACCTTCGATCGAATGGAAGAAGAACAGCGAGTCCCTCGCACCGTGAAATCCCTAAACTCACTCCTCTTCGCTTGCATTGTCGCGAAAAACTACAAGGAGGTAAAACGAATCTACCTCGAATTCCCGAAGATTTATTCCATTATTCCCAATATTGATACCTATAACCTAGTGATTAAGGCATTTTGTGAATCTGGGAGTTCTAGCTCTGTGTACTCGGTTTTGGATGAGATGGATAGAAATTCGGTTAAGCCCAATGCGACGACGATGAAGACTATGCTATCTGGTTTCTACAAGGAGGAGAAGTTTGAGGAGGTAGGGAAGGTGCTGAAGCTGATGGAGGAGAGGTATAAGATGCACCCTTCGTTGAGTACTTACAATGTGAGGATTGTTAGCTTGTGCAAGTTGAAGAGGTCGGCGGAGGCAAAGGCACTGATGGAAGGGATGATTTGCAGGGGTAGGAAGCCGAATTCAGTTACCTACATGCATTTGATATTTGGCTTTTGTAGGGAAGGGAATGTTGAGGAGGGTGAGAGGCTGTTCCAggagatgaagaagaaggggTATACGCCAAATAGTGACTGTTACTTCACCTTGATTCACTTCCTATCCGAGGCTGGCAAGTTCGAGTCTGCATTGTCTTTCGCTAAGGAGAGTATGGCCAAAGCCTGGTTTCCTAATTTCACAACCATGAAGAATCTTGTGAATGGGCTTGCTAGTGTTTCCAGGGTTGATGATGCTAAGGAGCTCATTAAGGAGATTAAAGAAAAGTTTTCCGCGAGCAGCGACAAGTGGGATGAAATCGAAGCAGGTTTGACTCAGGAATGA
- the LOC130974039 gene encoding tobamovirus multiplication protein 1, with protein sequence MEVPGAVAVLNEWSWWDRVNNNSDWQKAIFYFLCAAYALVSSVALIQLIRIELRVPEYGWTTQKIFHLMNFLVNALRALVFGFHSQVFLLHPKVLILVLLDLPGILFFSTYTLLVLFWAEIYRQARSLSTDNFRLVYISINAAVYFIQVCIWLYLWIDHNSVIELVGNIFIAAVSFMAALGFLIYGGRLFFMLRRFPIESKGRRKKLHEVGFVTAICFTCFLIRCIMVFLSAFDSDASLEVLDHPILDLIYYMLVEILPSALVLFILRKLPPKRISAQYHPIR encoded by the exons ATGGAGGTTCCAGGTGCAGTTGCAGTGTTGAACGAGTGGAGCTGGTGGGACCGCGTCAACAACAACTCTGACTGGCAGAAGGCCATCTTCTACTTCCTCTGCGCCGCCTACGCCCTCGTCTCCTCCGTCGCCCTG ATTCAATTGATTAGAATCGAGCTGAGAGTCCCCGAATATGGTTGGACCACCCAGAAGATCTTCCATCTCATGAACTTCCTCGTCAACGCTCTACGCGCCCTCGTCTTTGGATTTCACTCCCAAGTCTTCCTCCTCCATCCCAAGGTGTTGATTTTGGTGCTCTTGGATCTTCCTGGCATCCTCTTTTTCTCTACTTACACACTTCTGGTCCTTTTCTGGGCTGAAATTTATCGTCAG GCAAGGAGTTTGTCCACTGATAATTTCAGGCTTGTTTATATCTCTATCAATGCTGCCGTCTATTTCATCCAG GTTTGTATTTGGCTGTACCTCTGGATAGATCACAATAGTGTTATTGAGCTCGTTGGAAATATATTCATTGCAG CTGTGTCATTTATGGCTGCATTAGGGTTCCTTATATATGGAGGAAG ATTATTTTTCATGTTGAGGCGTTTCCCAATCGAATCAAAGGGTAGAAGGAAGAAGCTTCATGAG GTCGGATTTGTCACAGCCATCTGTTTCACATGTTTTTTGATAAGATGCATCATG GTTTTTCTGTCTGCATTTGATTCAGATGCATCTCTTGAAGTTTTGGATCACCCTATTTTGGACTTAATATACTACATG CTTGTTGAGATTCTGCCTTCAGCTTTAGTCCTCTTCATCCTACGCAAATTGCCCCCAAAGAGGATATCAGCACAATATCACCCTATCCGTTAA
- the LOC130974040 gene encoding derlin-2.2 has translation MAQAVEEWYKQMPVITRSYLTAAVVTTIGCSLDIISPYHLYLNPRLVVKQYQFWRLITNFLYFRKMDLDFLFHMFFLARYCKLLEENSFRGRTADFFYMLLFGATVLTGIVLLGGMIPYLSESFAKIIFLSNSLTFMMVYVWSKQNPFIHMSFLGLFTFTAAYLPWVLLGFSVLVGASAWVDLLGMIAGHAYYFLEDVYPRMTGRRPLKTPAFIKALFADDTVVVARPANVRFAAPPVDERHQD, from the exons ATGGCGCAAGCGGTTGAAGAATGGTATAAGCAGATGCCAGTTATCACGCGCTCTTACCTCACTGCTGCTGTCGTCACCACCATCGGTTGTTCCCTCGAT ATAATTTCACCTTATCATTTGTACTTAAACCCTAGATTGGTGGTGAAGCAATATCAGTTCTGGCGTCTAATTACTAATTTCTTGTACTTCAGGAAAATGG ACTTGGATTTCTTGTTTCACATGTTTTTTCTTGCTCGGTACTGCAAGCTTCTGGAGGAGAACTCCTTTAGGGGAAGGACTGCTGATTTCTTTTATATGCTCTTGTTCGGTGCCACGGTGTTGACTGGAATCGTTCTTCTTGGAGGGATGATACCTTATTTGTCGGAGTCATTTgcgaaaattatttttcttagcAACTCTCTGACATTTATGATG GTTTATGTATGGAGCAAACAGAACCCCTTTATTCACATGAGTTTCCTAGGACTCTTTACCTTCACAGCTGCCTACCTGCCATGG GTTCTCTTGGGATTCTCGGTCCTTGTTGGTGCTAGTGCTTGGGTGGATCTACTG GGGATGATTGCTGGCCATGCATACTATTTTCTTGAAGATGTGTATCCTAGGATGACTGGTCGTCGCCCGCTAAAAACGCCGGCATTCATCAAAGCTCTATTTGCGGATGATACAGTAGTTGTGGCACGGCCTGCCAATGTCAGATTTGCTGCTCCACCAGTAGATGAACGTCATCAAGATTGA